A window of Gudongella oleilytica genomic DNA:
AATGTCAAACCCATCTCTTTTTTCGATATAAACTCTCTTAATGCTGGAAATTTGAACCATCTCCTTTCATCTTCACACAACAATATTAGTTTATTAGAATAAAAATATCAAGATTTTTTTATGCTATTTCTTTTTCCTTCTGAGCCTTATCTTAATAAGCTCTTTATCCATTTCAGAGCTTATGGCATCTTTTGAAATATCAAGCTTCATCGACAGTTGTTCAACAAGAAGCTTTACAAAATTTTTCTTCCAATCAGTCATCATAGGATCATACGTCAATGAGTATGCAGCTAATTTCCCAAGATCCTCTTCTATCTTACCTTCCCTGCACTGTTCGAAGTCTATGCCGTAGATCTCTCCATCCTTAATCAGGAAATTCCTAAAATTTACATCACCCATAATATAATTGCCGTACTTACTGGAACTTAATGTGTCATAGAATGCTTCAAGCCAATCCGACAGCTTAAGTATCATTGGCAATATACTATCCGCATTTGTCTTTTCAATGCTTTCATACCAATCCAGCAGCGTTTCGTCACCAAGGTCCTCAAGATAAATAGAATCTGAGGTGACCTTAAGCACCTCAGGCACTCTACAGTTCCTACCATGAAGCAATCTAAGTATGCTGAGCTCCCTTTTCATGTCTTCTTTGTCAATGAAAGTCTTTAATATGCTGTTTCCCTCATCTTCAAGCAACCTATATACCTTGTTTCTTTTACTTGTAAGCTTCACCTTCTTACACATATCTCTATATCCCCATTGTCTGAATAGCCATTAAGCTCACTTGAAATTCCAATTATCGTATTCTTTATTATCCTTTGAACAAAGGGCACCATTGGTATTTCTGTGCCATCTATACGAAGAACAACTTCCTGCCTATCAAGAACACAATCACCTCTATGGGAAAGTCCCTGTGCTATTCTTGCTCCCAGTTCGCAGCAGGTAAATCCGCATGCCCTGCAGCATTCATCACTTACATCCGGCAAAGGTCTGAAGCTTCTCTTTTCTATCAGGTCAACAAGAGCTTCTATGTCAGTCATGGAATTTATTACAGGTACTCCCTTATACTCCCTGATCTTTGAAGCTATTCTTCCGGAAATCGCTATAACAGTTCCGTCAAGCCTTGATTCTATACCTTCTATGTCATGAGCTGTCACTATCTTAGCAGTGGAGCTGTCTCTTACTCCTTCCATGATCACATAATCCTGATTATAAAACCTCAATATTTCATTGACAGGTAGTTTCTCCTGAAAAAGAATATCAGTTTCTTTGTCACCACGGGCGGTGACCAATGTTGCGCCTGCTTGCTTGTGCCTGTCAGTATTGGTACCATCCATATCCATCTTGAACTCATGAAAATGTATCTCCTTGATGGTCCCTACAGACCTTCCTCTTCTAGTCAGTTCTCTGATTATGTTTTCAATTGTCGTAGTTTTCCCAGATTTGCTGATCCCTACAACTGATAATACCTTCATTTTACCCACGTATAATCCACCTCTCATAATATGTGATCTATCAGCCCAACAAAGCTATCAACATAACAAATACCAATGCCATAGATAAAACTATATAATCAATTATACCAAACCTAAGGACGACCCAACTGGTTCTAGTAGGATATGCCCTGAATGACCTTGCCTCCATGGCAACTGATAGCTCCTTTGCTTTGATAAGTGAGTTGATTGTAATAGGCATAAGCAAATATGTATATGCCCTTAGTTTTTTCCCTATCCCGATTTTCTTAAAATCAAGTCCTCTAAGCTGTATCGCATTTGTCATATCAATAAACTCCTCCCGAAATACCGGAAAAAATCTTACTCCTACAGACACCATAAAAGCGATCTCATAGGGGATCCTTAGCTTGATCATTCCCTGAATCATCTCTCTGCTGCTTGATGATACCAAAATCAGCGAAGAAGAAGCAATAATCCCCATACGCAGCAAAAATTCAATTCCCCTTGATGCTCCAAAGTCAGTCAAAATAACTATCTCGCCAATCTTGAGCAAAGGGATCCCGGAGTTGGTGAATAAACTTTGTATAACTGCTATCCCTGCTACAAGTATCAATAATCCTTTGAGTCTCGACAGAAGGTATGAAATCTCTTTATTCGTCGATATTGACGTAATGAACGATATTAACAGGATTATTGCCAATATCCTTAGATCAGAGTAGACGATTGCAAGAGTGGAAAAAATTGCTGCCGTAATAAGCTTGGTTCTGGGGTCCAGTCTAATGTCTGTGATCATCTACTATTCCACCGTCCTCTATTCTTATTATCCTATCTGCATGTCTGGCAACAAAGTCTTCATCGTGACTTATAATTAGCATTCCCACCCCATTCGCCTTTAAAGAATCAAGTGTTGATGACAAGCTCTCTATCCTATCGGGATCAAGAAATGAAGTAGGTTCATCAAGTATTAGAAAACTAATATCAGACATTAGTGCTGCTGCTATCGCAAGGCGTCTTTTTTCTCCGTAGCTCAAGGTAGAGGGATGTCTATCTCTGAGATCTGTCAGTTCAAAAGCTTCCAGCAATTTATTTGCCTTAGCATAGGTCTCTGACTCTTCAATCCCCTTCAACCTGTTAACAAAGGTCAGCTCATCCAGTACCGTCATACCGAACAGCTGCCTCTCGACGGCCTGAAACACGTATCCAAGCTTAGTGCCCAGTTCCCCCAGGGACATTTCTTTAATATCTTCTCCGTCAACGACTACCCTGCCCTTCTGAGGGTGCAGCATCCCGGCAGCAAGCTTTGACAGGGTCGTTTTCCCAGAACCGTTGTTTCCTGTGATAGCTGTTGTTTCTTCACTGTTGATAGCAAGAACCAGACTCTGGAAGATATTATTACTCCTTCTATACTTAAAATCAACATTTTCAAATACAATAAATGGTTTCATGACCTCAGCCCTTACAATCTTACTATTTTGTCGGCAATATCTATCTTTTCATCTCTATGATCTGCTAATAAAATTGTTGTTCCGTGTTTTTTTAGCTCAATCAGCAAATCTCTTACCGCTTTTCTTCCTTCCAAATCGAGCCAGGACAATATCTCATCGCACAACAATATTCGAGGCTTCATCGTCAGAACGGATCCGATCGCAACGAGCTGCTGCTGACCTCCCGAAAGATTAGCTGGATTAAGATTCCTGTGTTTCTCTAATCCAATGATCCTTAAAACATCGTTCATTCTATTGCCAATTTCTTCTCTCGGTATGCACAGGTTCTCGGGGCCAAATGCTAACTCGTCCTCAATAGTTGGTGAAAATAGCTGAGTGGCAGGGTTTTGAAATACAATGCCAACTATCGTAGATAGGCTTACATGTGATATACTTGATATTTTCTCACCGAATATTGAGATAGTGCCAACCATTTCCCCCTGATATACTCTCGGACACAATCCGGCAATGCAACGTAGAAGCGTACTTTTTCCACACCCGCTCTTGCCAACGACCGCGGTTATACTACCTTCCTCCACATCAAGGTCGATGCCTGTAAATGCTTTCTTCTCTGAGCCTTTGTATGTAAAGGAAAGCCCGGTTATCTCTATTGCCTTCATTTGACCACCTCGATCCCTGTGACCCACTTGCATCTCCTGTTACTAAAGGAATCGTTGATAACTATTATTTCAAAAGGTCCTCTTCCTCCATCCTCAATTCCACCCAGATAATTTCCTTCCTCCATAACAGCTATGTAGATGTTGCCATAATCTAACACTTCCTCACCGGAATATGCAACGGAAAAACCGTCAGCTCCTGTAGCGATAATAATATCCTTTCCATTTATTTCGTAGCCCAGGCTCGCTAATAGCTTGATCAATTGAACTCCTGTATACTCAAGTAAAGAAGCTTCTGTAGTCGAAGTATCAAGTACTGCCTCGAAGTCCTCAAGTCCTATAGACTGTAAAGTCTCAAGATCTACTTTATCGCTCAAATCTTTCGATTTTACCTCTATTGCTGAGCTCTCCAAAAGTTCCCTTCGGGACTCGATCTCTGATTTATTAAGTAACAATGCAGCAAAAAAAATGACAATTAAAATGATTATTATAAAAATTGCTGCTTTAGTTGTTTTATTCATTCTATTTCTCCCTTGTGAAATACGGAACTATCATATCCTCATATCTACATACTCCATGGTCACCACCCTCATTGGTGGAATGCATTCCATGGTCGGCGGTCGCATAAATGTTTCCTTCCCAGGAACTTGAGATGTTCGTGATCCACTCATCTACGGTCTTTACATAATCCAGGGTTTCACTGGATTGAGGACCATATTGATGTCCTCTGTCATCGACCCCGTGAAAATGAATGAAGATCAAATCATAGTCTTCGTTCACAGCACCAAGTGCAGTAATAACCATCTCATCATCAGTATCTCCATCCTTATCGACATCCACATGAAGTACAGGCTCTATCTCGGTATTGAGGATCTTTATTTCACCCTCCAGCAATAGGGATCTCTTCCCTATTGAATCTGCATAACCAAATATGCTTTCTGCTTTCAGGTCTCTGTAGCTTCTGTCATGGACCCCATTTTCATCAGGTGTCTTTCCTGTTATCATTGCTGCAAATCCAGCATTTGTAACTGGTGTAAATACACTGATGATTTTGTCTTCATAGTACTCCCCCAAAAAATGCAATT
This region includes:
- a CDS encoding RIO1 family regulatory kinase/ATPase — protein: MCKKVKLTSKRNKVYRLLEDEGNSILKTFIDKEDMKRELSILRLLHGRNCRVPEVLKVTSDSIYLEDLGDETLLDWYESIEKTNADSILPMILKLSDWLEAFYDTLSSSKYGNYIMGDVNFRNFLIKDGEIYGIDFEQCREGKIEEDLGKLAAYSLTYDPMMTDWKKNFVKLLVEQLSMKLDISKDAISSEMDKELIKIRLRRKKK
- the mobB gene encoding molybdopterin-guanine dinucleotide biosynthesis protein B, with amino-acid sequence MKVLSVVGISKSGKTTTIENIIRELTRRGRSVGTIKEIHFHEFKMDMDGTNTDRHKQAGATLVTARGDKETDILFQEKLPVNEILRFYNQDYVIMEGVRDSSTAKIVTAHDIEGIESRLDGTVIAISGRIASKIREYKGVPVINSMTDIEALVDLIEKRSFRPLPDVSDECCRACGFTCCELGARIAQGLSHRGDCVLDRQEVVLRIDGTEIPMVPFVQRIIKNTIIGISSELNGYSDNGDIEICVRR
- a CDS encoding energy-coupling factor transporter transmembrane component T family protein, translated to MITDIRLDPRTKLITAAIFSTLAIVYSDLRILAIILLISFITSISTNKEISYLLSRLKGLLILVAGIAVIQSLFTNSGIPLLKIGEIVILTDFGASRGIEFLLRMGIIASSSLILVSSSSREMIQGMIKLRIPYEIAFMVSVGVRFFPVFREEFIDMTNAIQLRGLDFKKIGIGKKLRAYTYLLMPITINSLIKAKELSVAMEARSFRAYPTRTSWVVLRFGIIDYIVLSMALVFVMLIALLG
- a CDS encoding energy-coupling factor ABC transporter ATP-binding protein encodes the protein MKPFIVFENVDFKYRRSNNIFQSLVLAINSEETTAITGNNGSGKTTLSKLAAGMLHPQKGRVVVDGEDIKEMSLGELGTKLGYVFQAVERQLFGMTVLDELTFVNRLKGIEESETYAKANKLLEAFELTDLRDRHPSTLSYGEKRRLAIAAALMSDISFLILDEPTSFLDPDRIESLSSTLDSLKANGVGMLIISHDEDFVARHADRIIRIEDGGIVDDHRH
- a CDS encoding ABC transporter ATP-binding protein, which gives rise to MKAIEITGLSFTYKGSEKKAFTGIDLDVEEGSITAVVGKSGCGKSTLLRCIAGLCPRVYQGEMVGTISIFGEKISSISHVSLSTIVGIVFQNPATQLFSPTIEDELAFGPENLCIPREEIGNRMNDVLRIIGLEKHRNLNPANLSGGQQQLVAIGSVLTMKPRILLCDEILSWLDLEGRKAVRDLLIELKKHGTTILLADHRDEKIDIADKIVRL
- a CDS encoding alkaline phosphatase family protein, translated to MKINFFGMILLLLTIILSGCGSAEPAYQKEMGIGVFTLEENILFNWYPNGIEIEDSIVSKKITEGSLLFQSGKRESFSELPNLESKNNMVYVENGYVDGPLAGIYLGEKVESITKLYDDVIKSLDDGVPVLVFFIDGLSFDQYSNVAETGELHFLGEYYEDKIISVFTPVTNAGFAAMITGKTPDENGVHDRSYRDLKAESIFGYADSIGKRSLLLEGEIKILNTEIEPVLHVDVDKDGDTDDEMVITALGAVNEDYDLIFIHFHGVDDRGHQYGPQSSETLDYVKTVDEWITNISSSWEGNIYATADHGMHSTNEGGDHGVCRYEDMIVPYFTREK